Genomic DNA from Danio rerio strain Tuebingen ecotype United States chromosome 5, GRCz12tu, whole genome shotgun sequence:
TGCACTTTGCATTCAATTGCATCAGAAAAGCAGCATTAAAATGAGAGAAAGTTCGAATCAGCATACAAACTGTTTATCTTTGACTAGCTGTCAAAAGCTGACGTTTACATTGTAATCCAATGTAATAGTCTGTTGTCATTGTCTCTAATGTGATTTaataaactctgcaggaaagtGGCCCTTATGGGCCAAATTTGAGCATGCCACAGCTATTTACTAGTGCGTAAATGATCTTGTGATACACAGTTCCAGGTAGGTAGGATTTAATAATTGTGCAATCATGGAGCCATTTAAACAGTGGCAGATACCACTCAGCCAAACTTCTTGCTTGtaaactgttatgtttacacTGTGTTTACCTTGTCCATCATCATCTGAGCGGAGGGAAGCACATTGTCCAGAGCCTCGGTGCAATTGAGCCAGGGATGAGCTAAAACACCCTCTATGGTCAGTCTCTCCTCCGGCTTTACTTTAAGAAGCCTTAATGCATGAAAATATGTTTATTAGCGCTTCTATGTTCTGAAACATGAGCAACAGAGTAATGGTTTACACTAATAGGAAATTGATTCAAACTGTAATATACATATTCTAGATGTTATTAGGCATTTGACAGCACTAGCTTAGATAAAGTATTACAAAGAGATCAATGTAATCATTGAACTTAGTGTGACATTGAACTGTAAGGGGGAAATAAAATTGTTAGAACATTTTACCATGCAGTTTTAGGGGCTGCGATGGACTGCGAGAAGAGTAAAAGACtcagaaaagtaaaataaaaagcaagGTAAGTACAAACACTCACTTGCGGACGATGTCTTTGGCCATCTCTGATATCTGGCTCCACTCCTCCTCAGGAAAGTCAAAGCTGCCCGTCATGATTTTTTTGCGCATGTCTTTCGGGATGGTGCGGCTGTGGTGTTTGGAGTAAAACGGAGGATATCCACAGAGCATTACGTAGACGATCACCCCCAAAGACCACAGGTCACAGCTCTAAAGAGTGAGAAGGAGGGGAAAGTAAGAAGGAATGCATAGGCCTGGTTTCGTAAAATGAAACATGTGAAACGTGGATAGCAGTTTCACTGGGACTAAGTCTAAtttcactgttactactactgttgctgataacgcttAAAGTATAAATCTAACATCAtcatttgtacaacccatatttatttttagtctcattttcaataaatgattcagttattcactcataaaacctCATATTTCATTGCTAGATTGTCATTTTTGAATAACCGTACGTTTACACAGAAAgaggcgagagcgtccaaggtcgctctggccgccttggcgacaacgctgtctgccttcggCTCCGGCGgcaagagcgtcaaaactcgctacattgatctcgtatttaaaggagccattgcagcatatcagttacattcctgcataagacatgtttctagcgtgaaaatgttgcgcacttcttatcaaattcagttaacaatggaagatcaagttgcgtgtggtgtggctttgctctacttatccaatatgtgtccatatgtctgaaatatcctaaaGCAGCTACACGGTTTTGTACTGTCATGTTGCGTGAGTTTctcgcttttttaagataaatatagaacattaatgcacatcagtaactcgccagtaacttatttattgtatgttcctgtaagaaaacattgtaaataattggaaatccggcgaccgcaatcatcaaacccttgggaacaactgtggtcagaaccaaagttcacaggtctgtgttctctgaactgctatcaagcgatggacgtctttattctgattgcttgccgccgaaccgcgttaccgtacgttcacaccgaaagcggcgagagcgtcaaagtagccggaagtcattcattttcaatgagagccggcggcgataggcggcgATAAGTGgcaaggagcagcgcggcgcgtctttgccggcgtgagcgtcgaggagagttgaaatgaagtcaactttatggtaatgagctatgacgcggttcggcggcaagcaatcagaataaagacgTCCTGCGTCCTGACCTGCCaccgctgaaatctacccgcatttggcgggtctTAATGTAAAGCCTTGGTGAGACACCTAGCCCCCGAGATTAGAATGGCTCCATCATTATCcatttttaaatcacttcttaaaacctacctttttagcttggctttttaagATTGTCTTGATAGTTCGTTCTAccgcaaattttttttatttttacagacgTTTCTCTTGCCTTATTTCTATGCTTTtatatgtcttttttattttattttttcccttgtcttatgtacagcactttggtcagtcttgtgactgcttttaaatgtgctttataaataaatgaacttgaacaaTGACACAGTCTGACAATAAAAGTGCACCTTGTTGTATGTGTAAGGGGTTGGTGAGGTAGGTATAATTCCAGACTTCTCTTTCTGGTGGCGCCTTTGTGCCTCCAGCACCTGAAACACAGGACCACTTCACATTTGtcatgtaaataaacattttgcagTGATCAGAGATATCACTTCGAGGTGAGAGATTTCATTTGCAGTCCATCACAACCCAACAGGTCACgtttacatttaaaattcatCAGTGAGATCTTACCTGGGGTGCTACATAGTACGGCGTGAACTGCGGGGTCATCAAATCACCCTGATCGATTTTGGCAAAACCGAAATCACACAGTTTTACAGGGGCATCCTGATGGAGCAGTCAGACACACAAGAAACAGGACtcaaaatataataatgactacagattatttaaaaacatacacaACTATAatgattagtaaaaaaaaaaacattaatttttatcctttttaatttttttaataaccatttatTGGGCAAAAAACAACTATGGTAACTTTATTTAAATCGATAAATGACATCAAATCTTGTAATAACATCCAATAAGAGTTTTTGTCTAATGAGTGCCCTATAAAgggttaataaaaaaacattagtaattaAACATGTGTTAATGGCTAACCAGaataataatatttctattttaaatgccACTTTTGACCTGTGCATGAGGATCAGGTCCACAACTGGCCAAGACCGTCCCtgatgcaacacttcatttgctCTTTAATTAGTTAAAATAGATCTATCTATCTCAGAACACAAACAATTAGTAAGGTTTTAGATCTTACCAGTGAATTATCCTTGAAGAGCAGATTCTCTGGTTTCAGGTCTCGATGTGCAATATTTAACGAATGACAGTGTTGCAATGCAAGGCTTATCTGTAAAAATGACAAGTTTTGTTCTAAATATGGGCCATTTTTACTGTGTGCCACTTTTTGTAGCCATGCGAACAACAGTATGTGTGCGGCTGATCGAGTGTGACAATGCAATTTTAGtactgatgcacacacacacacattcatacacacagttAATAGATTATATGTTCGCTGTGTACTTTTTTAGGTGCACTTGTTCAACTGCTAATTAATGCAAGCACAAATCATCCATTCACAAGGCAACAACTTGGTCTGCATTTCCACGGCATGCTTTTTTCCCTCATGTGGCACATTTTGGATATGgcgcatgtacagttgaagtcagaattattagtttatttttttcccccaatgtctgtttaatggagagaagattttttttcaacacatttctaaacataatagttttaataactcatctctaataactaatttattttatctttgccatgatgacactaaatagaatttgactagatatttttgaagacacttctacacagcttaaagtgacatttaaaggcttaactaggttaattagggtaactaggctgGTTTGGggaattaagcaagttattttataaagatggtttgttctgtagactatcgataaaaatgagcttaaaggggctaataatattgaacttaaaatggttcataaaaaattaaaaactgcttttattctaggcgaaataaaacaaataagactttctctagaagaaaaaatattattagacatactgtgaaaatttccttgccctgttaaacatcacttgagaaatatttaaaatagaaagaaagaaaaaaatcaaagagggtctaataattctgacttcaactgtaagtgcaacgaggaaaaaaaaaattacgacATACTGCCTACCGGGATCCTTTTCAGACCTCATTCATAAATGGAAATAAATGAGctttatgaaaataaattttgCTGTTCAAACGCGTAAAAACAAGATGAAAGgtcatttaaagagcccctattatgggtttttgaaaataagcttccatgcagtgtgtaacacagctctaaggtGATGAAAACATCCAGATGAGGTTTAAATCCTaaagtgcagcatgtttaaaactattgattattCAGCAAAATATTTTACTCAGAGTGGAATCAACCAAtcgagttgggttcggatcttttgttgGATCGCATCTACGTCAATATGGTACATCTCCAAATATGTACTAACAGTTCTGTTAAAATGTGCATTCGCTTTCCCTCCACATACTTGCGGTGGCGCGGGgaatcacgggactgatcatgacgcgaagatgacgatcactgacagatggagattcggctgcggGCAGGGCCGGAGCAAACCGAACTGGTGCTCTAGGTAAAAGATGATCATGTCGCCCTCAAACTGAAAGTGAAATCTCCATATACCTGTTTGCaactgtattgaccattgcttgcctgaccactgattaaacctgcacgtggatccacaactcagttgtttgtgtcactccccgtTGTTACAAACAGACTACGTCAccggaccaatcagtgcagattagcatcgCACTAAGGAGGGATTTGgcaacaaatgaatcgctgaacgattcaaatgggagtcgctgggataattaggtaaaacaaatgcatattacaagacaatgaaagtgtgttttgaccttgcacgcatatcagcctgttattggaaacccctaaaaccaaaatataaccttttttaatgcaaaataggggctctttaaacgcAGTCGCTTTCAGAAGTAGCAGGACCCTTTCACCTGCTTGTGCTAGATCtaaatctgattggtcaaatcacAAACACTTCAAggattgttattgttatttgaaAAAGACTAAAGTCACAGAAGCGCTAATAATGTTGACTTGAAATGTATATCATATTGTGTCCttgattaaaatttaattatgcaTATTACTGTGAACAAGTGAACATGTAAATCAAATCTGAGGTCTAAATAAACAGTgctgtaatatatataaaatataaatatttatatacatgtatatgagatgggttgctgctgtaaaggcatccgctgcgtaaaaacttgctggataagttgccggttcattccgctgtggtgaccccggattaataaagggactaagccgacaagaatatgaataaatgaatatgcatGTATAAACTTTTTACCTGTTTAGTGACCTGACTGGCCATCTTCTCTGTAAAGTGCTTGTGCTGGCTGATTCTGTGGAACAACTCTCCGCCTTCCATCATCTCCATCACAATCAATAACCTTGCCCTATCAGAGAGAAGTAGAACAAGTGTATATACAACATAAAGCAAATATAGTTCATGTGTGAAAACAactggcgacacggtggctcagtggttagcactgtcgcctcgcagcaagaaggtcgctggttcgagtcccggctgggccagttggcatttctgtgtggagtttgcatgttctccacatgttgctgtgggcttcctccaggtgctccggtgtcccctgcagtccaaacacatgcgctatacagtaggtgaattgaataagctaaattggccgtagtgtatgcgtgtaaatgagtatgtatgggtgtttcccagtactgggttgcagctggaagtgtggTTTAACTGAGAAAAGatttttcccaacacatttctaagcataatagttttaatcactcattcctaatcactaatttcttttgtctttgtcatgatgacagtacacgacattttacaagatactagtattcagcttaaattatatttaaaggcttaactaagttaattaggcaagttctgtGACAATCtgaaactaatattaataataacattaacctaattattataataaccgtagcagttttacttttttttttttttgtattccagccaaaataaaataaataatatatcaataagataaatataatgggaaataaatgaatacaccGCACAACTGTTTCTGCTAAACAGcagaaataataacaaaaaaattattaatttcacaggagggctgatcattttgtctttaactgtatgGAAACGACAATAGATGCTGTTGGACTACCTTGGACTGGATTCATGAGGAAACTGTACACTGTTGGCGTACACCTCCATTATTTTAACTATGTTAGGGTGAGAGGCACACATCATATGAAGCCGAACCTGCAAACAACATAATAAAGAAGTCTGAGATTATTAAATCAAGGCATCTGCTATATGATGACTGAAAAGGATCTGATCATCTGATCAtctacctcaaaaaaaaaaaaaaaaaaaaaaaaaaaaaaaaaaaaatatatatatatatatatatatatatatatatatatatatatatatatatatatatatatatatatgtatatatatatatatatatatatatatatatatatatatatatatatatatatatatatatatatatataaaatgatatagATGTGATATGTTATTATATATGCACTACCGTACCTCATTACGAGCTTTGGGTCGGTCAATCAAGATTTTTAGGGCAAATCGTTCTTGTGTCGATTTCTTCACACAAACCCTAAAGAAAATGAAACTTTATAAAGTCTCTGTGAAGCATGGCGtatgaaatttagtttttttaatgtttgtgttcAATTATTACGTTAACAAAAACTTTACTTATTAATAAGGTTAGATTTTTCATTTCAtgccagaaattaaataaatgtcatgaTCCATGTCACTTTCTTactatacatacactcaccggccactttattaggtacacctgtcctactgcttgttaacgcaaatttctaatcagccaatcacatggcagaaactcaatgcattcaggcatgtagacatggtcaagacaatctgctgtagTTTAAACAGAGcagcagaatggggaagaaaggtgaatttaagtgactttgaaagtggtatggttgttgatgccagactggctggtgtgggagattttttcttggcacactttgggtccattagtaccactTGAATATCGTGTCGatgccacagccaacctgagtattgctgctgaccatgtccatccctttatgaccacagggGACCCATCTTCTAATgactacttccaacaggataacacACCGAgtcataaagcttgaatcatctcagactggtttcttgaacatgacaatgagttcactgtactcaaatggtctccactgTCACAAGATCTCGATCCAATAGAGctcctttggaatgtggtggaacgtgagattcacatcatggatgtgcagccaacaaatctgcagcaactgtgtgatgctatcatgtaaatatggagcaaaatctataaagaatatttccagcaccttgttgaatctctgccacggtggattaaggcagttctgaaggccaaATGGGGTCCAACACaacactagtaaggtgtacctaataaagtggccggtgagcgtcTATCAAagctttataaatgttttattagtaatatACATAGCTGATTTTctaaacattttgattttaaaccCATAGATTTCaacaattttatattaattagatacagccagtattttttttaaataaataaacagacagacagacagacagatagacagagagagagagagagagagaaagagagagagagatagatagatagatagatagatagatagatagatagatagatagatagatagatagatagatagatagatagatagatagatagatagatagatatcttaTGCATATTGTATTGTCCTAACTATGATTATGTTCTCCTGCTCCCtctatttcatatttaattaatttcaaaagTTCAAAACTAAAAAAGAAATAAGATGTGAAAGAAATGCCATAAACTGCACAGTGTCTGATTAAGACATGATATTtctaaactgaaaattcttttgATGCAAGAACATATTTTTTTAAGCTATTTAAGAACAGGACACGACATCGCTTACCTGACGGGACCACTGATTCCAGCTCCTAGCTTCTGCGTCCAGTTGATGTTATACTCTTCCAGGATAGACGTCTCCTGTAGAATAAACATCTTTAGAATAATATCTAAAGGCTACAGTCATGCTTCATGAAAAGTTGTCTTCAAATAGGCATGATGGAACTAATCAGTGATGCTGGGCCAATGAAGGAAAATTTACTCAATTTAAAAGAAACAGAGCTGATAACTTGCAATAATGTAGTGAAAGTTCATGCAGATCTAATGTCATTGCATTCAATGCATTCTGCGGCTTTTTGAATAcaaatacagcatttttaaaaacattaatattttaaaagcatgagttatttaaataattaatgaacattttattaaattgaaaagACGGATATTCTGAGCAAGGCAATTCCACAGTTAAGTCTAAAACTCCTACAAAATAGATCAAATACTAGGCTACTGCACACAAAATTACAGTTTTATCATTCACTGGTTAAATTTAGCTGCTTTATCAAGTCTTTATATAaagttaatacaataaaaatctcCCTtctatgtttttaatattttctgaTTTATGTGGGAGTGATGAACATAGATGTAGATCACCTTTATCTCTAACATTAAACAGAATAAATGTAGTATTTTGAACCCAGCTTTACTCAAAGTCCAATGACAcagactttaaatgtaaaataaataaataattaaatctgtATTTCAGATAGTTACCGAGAAAGTATTTCacatgtttatttagtttaatttaaaattaggatgaaataaactaaaatgaacaGACATAATAATCAGGGATGCTCCGATTGATCGGCTAGAGACTAGTATCCACATTTCATGACTTGATCGTTTCTCAATAATCTGGCGGATTTCTTGAACCgatcacaagtgtttgtttacgtgtttacaagcagaggatatagacaattttgagggatgtaaacaaaaacattggTCCCAAcacatttcctgttttacatttttaatttctacagcttccgagaatccaaaaaaagtcacgttgataaataatgttatggcagctgttttaacattaacaagttatgattgaattgcctcttgttacagtatGAAATACtttgacaacaaacaggaaaTGTTAATGGTCCAATAACATCACCatattaaaatggtttatataaGAACTGAAATCTTTTTACTTATAAGAACTAAAAAGTTCTTTGTTTTCAACAATATTGCAAGCTCCTTAAAACCTGGTTGGAAATATTAggggaattaaaaaaataaaataaaattatttttaacttgaatatttaataatataacttatcgTAATACACTTTTTGCAATAAACGTTTAAATAAAAGTAGTTTATGTAGTGATTTTTCTTGCCATTTTTTTATCCGTTTTATCTGCTTTTGATGATTACATTTCCACACTTAttggttataagagacatgtttaagaaaCTATATGCAACATCTTTCATTTATTCTATTAGGTAAGGCAAGATCTCCACTTGAGTATCATActtgtgctttatgcattataaagcttggtATCAGCCGACCACCATCACAAGAAATCGTTATTCggtattggctgcaaaaatcctgattggagcatgcctgataataataataatacaaaaaaaaaattactaaaacagaaaactaaaatgaaaacgaaaaacaaaaaacaccatAAACAAATGTTTGTAACAAAAGTTACAAAAAAGGTTATGGGAACTGTTCGTTCTAAATAGaggaactatttttattttttcattattaaaatcttattttaaacttatGTCGTTATCTTTTTACCTGCATTTACTATAGTAATGACAATAAACTGTGTATGTGTATTAGCAAGCAACACTAATGTATGGTGTTAATTAATACTGAATAACTAcacttaaaaaacattaaaataataacagcatTTGTTTGTCTGTAAGCTCGTTTAATTCCATGTACTTAttacattacaaatactcaaatatgTGTATTAGAACATCATGTGCTTTGTAGGCCGTTCATGAATCTCCATTACACTTCAGACTTCATTCACCCCGGTGCAAACAGCGCCACTATGCGGCTCAGTCAGGCATCAGTTAGCGTGACCTCAGATGACTTCAGTCTCACATATATGGTCATATCATGTCATACTCTAATACACCAGTCACCTTATCACTTAATTTTActgcttttaaatttaaattaatgttatttctTAGTGAGAACTTTAAGATCGCTTACTACATAAAATGAAGATTACTAGCAAATTTCAAGTTAATCTTTTTGATTAGCAATAGTGACATTTGAGTTATAATGTAACTATACAGATATTAATAATGTCCACTAAATATTTTTTGGCTAGCGAAAGTCGGTCATTAAACttaaacactgttaaaaaataacagaaatacttgttatatttatctttttgatTATCAGTCGTTAGACTTTGGTGATAACATAACACACGTTACAGAAAATATGTATGTTACATATTCATCTGCAAAACATTTTTGGCTAGTGACAGTAAATGTTAAGtagtaacaaaaataaataatttatatataaataaataaataaataaataaaattataaataaaaatataaatattttttttataaatgttatgtTCATCTTTTTGATTAGCAGTCATAGCATAAAGATTATTTGTAAGTGTTATCTTTGTCTTTTTGATTAGCAGTCATGGGACTTCGGTGATAATGTAATGTACAGTATTGAAAATAATAAGGTTTAATATTTATTCGCAAA
This window encodes:
- the mapkapk5 gene encoding MAP kinase-activated protein kinase 5 is translated as MTEDSTVDRFIKETSILEEYNINWTQKLGAGISGPVRVCVKKSTQERFALKILIDRPKARNEVRLHMMCASHPNIVKIMEVYANSVQFPHESSPRARLLIVMEMMEGGELFHRISQHKHFTEKMASQVTKQISLALQHCHSLNIAHRDLKPENLLFKDNSLDAPVKLCDFGFAKIDQGDLMTPQFTPYYVAPQVLEAQRRHQKEKSGIIPTSPTPYTYNKSCDLWSLGVIVYVMLCGYPPFYSKHHSRTIPKDMRKKIMTGSFDFPEEEWSQISEMAKDIVRKLLKVKPEERLTIEGVLAHPWLNCTEALDNVLPSAQMMMDKAVVAGIQQAHAEQLANMRIQDLNLSLKPLNSVNNPILRKRKLLGTKPNDELFINDPENEVEDTNVALEKLRDVIAQCILPQAGDSDDEKLNEVMHEAWRLNRDCKLLRDGLHGLCWDGRSFSDRVDRLKLAEIVKQAIEEKTNLQDSP